ATATTTTTCATATCCAATTCATTAAGGGCATTATTTTCTACTATTTTAGAGCTGATTCTTAATCTTGATTAATTCGGCTTTCACTTTTTCCAAACTGTCTATAATTTCATGAATATTTGCCATACGCTTTGGGTTATCTTTTAATTTACTCTTAGCTCCTTCTAAGGTAAACCCTCTTTCTTTAACCAAATAATAGATCAGTTTAAAATTTGAAATATCTTCCGGAGTAAATAAACGATTTCCTTTTGCATTCTTTTTAGGTTTTATAATATCAAACTCTTTTTCCCAAAAACGAATTAGAGAGGTATTCACCGAAAAAGCTTCCGCCACCTCTCCTATCTTATAATATCGTTTTTCTGGTAAATCTATAAGCATGATTTTGAATCCTAGAACTTAATTGACTTAAAAATGAATCTTATCATTTTTTTACTCATATACCCCGTCATCATAAAAAGTAGATTTTATTTTCAGGAAAATCATTGAGTGTTAACCTTTTTTATCTCTTTGAAAGGTGTTGATTTTTAACTAACAAAGTATATTCTGTTATAAATACATTTTATTCAATCAAATGACTGCCCTTCTTCTTCAGCAGCAATTTGCATAGCCAAAAATTCTTCCGGAGTCAGATCTCCATAATAGTAATAAACCGGATTCACCGCTTTTCCGTTTTTATGTACTTCATAATGCAAATGAGGAGCCACCGATCTTCCCGTATTGCCTACATAGCCGATTAAATCACCTCTTTTGATTTTTTTACCTCTTCTGGTTGCAATTTTACTCATGTGTGCATAAATTGTTCTGTAGCCATATCCATGATCTACATACACTACTTTTCCAAAAGTCGGGCTGCGTTTTGCCGCACTCACCGTTCCATTACCGGAGGCATATATCGG
This window of the Flavobacteriaceae bacterium genome carries:
- a CDS encoding MerR family transcriptional regulator, with the protein product MLIDLPEKRYYKIGEVAEAFSVNTSLIRFWEKEFDIIKPKKNAKGNRLFTPEDISNFKLIYYLVKERGFTLEGAKSKLKDNPKRMANIHEIIDSLEKVKAELIKIKNQL